A genomic segment from Candidatus Thermoplasmatota archaeon encodes:
- a CDS encoding oligosaccharide flippase family protein, with protein sequence MAFVGEYIRRLPEFLRTPLYKNAIFLMANTVAASGLGFVFWIVVARYYEPFQAGLAVVTLQAIVFLAMLSKLGFDVGLIRFLPNAGKNSKDLINTCFTISGGMVILVSIVFLAGLDIWAEKLTFIRENPVFLVAFVLFSVVFVLFPLMNQVFVARRKAEYVFIGSLISGSRIAFPAVFFLLFGLGAFGIFASMSVAFLLTVLFGLFVLMPRVNPGYRPVPTVKKSAIGKMVRYSAGNYVAEIFGGMPAFLLPLVILNFFGPQGLEVAGENVAYYYFALMISGLIFAIAYAVTLSLFAEGSHFERELKSNVRKALKFVFILLIPAVVIVLLLGEYLLLLFGKEYSAGGLLLLQVFALSSVFITFNSIFMATRRVLKRLRPIIAIPMFNAFVIVGLAYVFLDVFGLIGVALAWMLSQGLVSLGIGVYVLTGYILERRSQA encoded by the coding sequence ATGGCATTCGTCGGAGAGTACATTCGCAGACTACCTGAATTCCTGAGGACGCCGCTCTACAAGAACGCGATCTTCCTGATGGCGAACACGGTCGCCGCAAGCGGCCTCGGATTCGTCTTCTGGATTGTCGTCGCACGGTACTACGAGCCGTTCCAGGCGGGACTGGCGGTTGTGACGCTCCAGGCCATAGTCTTCCTCGCCATGCTCTCGAAGCTGGGGTTCGACGTGGGACTGATCAGGTTCCTCCCCAATGCAGGGAAGAACTCGAAGGACCTGATCAACACCTGCTTCACGATCAGCGGCGGGATGGTCATCCTCGTTTCCATAGTCTTCCTCGCCGGCCTGGACATCTGGGCCGAGAAGCTCACTTTCATCCGCGAGAACCCGGTCTTCCTCGTGGCCTTTGTGCTCTTCTCCGTTGTCTTCGTCCTCTTCCCGCTGATGAACCAGGTCTTCGTTGCCAGAAGGAAGGCGGAGTACGTCTTCATCGGGAGTCTGATCAGCGGGTCCAGGATTGCCTTTCCGGCGGTGTTCTTCCTCCTGTTCGGGCTAGGGGCATTCGGGATATTTGCCTCCATGAGCGTTGCCTTTCTTCTGACAGTGCTGTTCGGTCTGTTCGTGCTGATGCCACGCGTGAACCCCGGGTATCGGCCGGTGCCGACGGTGAAGAAGAGCGCGATCGGTAAGATGGTCCGCTACTCGGCGGGGAACTACGTGGCGGAGATCTTCGGCGGGATGCCCGCCTTCCTGCTCCCGCTTGTCATACTCAACTTCTTCGGCCCGCAGGGACTGGAGGTCGCAGGTGAGAACGTTGCGTACTACTACTTCGCGCTCATGATCTCCGGTCTCATCTTCGCGATAGCGTACGCGGTGACCCTGTCCCTCTTCGCGGAGGGTTCGCACTTCGAGAGGGAGCTGAAGAGCAACGTGCGGAAGGCGCTGAAGTTCGTATTCATTCTTCTGATACCAGCCGTGGTCATTGTCCTTCTCCTCGGCGAGTACCTGCTCCTTCTCTTCGGAAAGGAGTACTCGGCCGGGGGGCTGCTCCTGCTGCAGGTGTTCGCGCTCTCCAGCGTCTTCATCACCTTCAACAGCATCTTCATGGCAACGAGGCGGGTTCTCAAGAGGCTGAGGCCGATAATAGCCATCCCCATGTTCAACGCCTTCGTCATCGTGGGACTGGCGTACGTGTTTCTGGACGTGTTCGGTCTGATCGGGGTCGCGCTCGCCTGGATGTTGAGCCAAGGCCTTGTCAGCCTGGGGATAGGCGTCTACGTTCT
- the wecB gene encoding UDP-N-acetylglucosamine 2-epimerase (non-hydrolyzing) produces the protein MISLVVGTRPEIIKMGPIVLELKRRQMDFDIIHTAQHYDRELSGVFFNDLGLPDPDRTLDVGSGSQAVQTGEALVKLERTFGETEPDVVLVEGDTNSVLAGALAAAKMGIDVGHVEAGLRSHDLRMPEEHNRKLTDHLSSFLFAPTTAAEENLKKENVWGRIWVTGNTVIDACMTFMEVAAEKSDILDKIGFERFCLATAHRKENVDDRDVLSEFVETFLGSPVPVVYPIHPRTVKMLKEFGLYDGLSRSENVQLLPPVGYLDFLLLMRGCEFILTDSGGIQEEATSPNIRKKVFVLRTSTERPEAVEAGYCEVVGTDSKRALAAINAYTEKGESPTSPSPYGDGTASARIVDALGNS, from the coding sequence ATGATATCGCTCGTTGTGGGCACAAGACCCGAGATCATCAAGATGGGACCCATAGTGCTTGAACTGAAGAGAAGGCAGATGGACTTCGACATCATACACACCGCCCAGCACTACGACAGGGAGCTCTCCGGGGTCTTCTTCAATGACCTGGGTCTCCCGGACCCTGACCGCACGCTCGATGTCGGCTCGGGCAGTCAGGCTGTGCAGACCGGAGAGGCCCTGGTGAAGCTCGAGAGAACGTTTGGCGAGACCGAGCCCGATGTTGTTCTTGTTGAGGGAGACACAAACAGCGTCCTGGCGGGCGCGTTGGCAGCCGCAAAGATGGGGATCGACGTTGGCCATGTCGAGGCGGGTCTCAGAAGCCACGATCTGAGAATGCCAGAAGAGCACAACAGGAAGCTCACCGACCACCTCTCGAGCTTCTTGTTCGCTCCGACCACGGCAGCCGAGGAGAACCTGAAGAAGGAGAACGTCTGGGGACGCATCTGGGTGACGGGCAATACGGTCATCGATGCCTGCATGACCTTCATGGAGGTCGCCGCGGAGAAGTCGGACATCCTGGACAAGATCGGGTTCGAGAGATTCTGCCTGGCGACGGCCCACAGGAAGGAGAACGTGGACGACCGCGACGTTCTCTCGGAGTTCGTTGAGACGTTTCTAGGGTCTCCCGTTCCCGTGGTCTATCCGATTCATCCACGGACGGTGAAGATGCTGAAGGAGTTCGGCCTCTACGACGGTCTTTCCCGATCGGAGAACGTCCAGCTCCTGCCACCGGTCGGCTACCTCGACTTCCTCCTCCTCATGAGAGGGTGCGAGTTCATACTAACGGACTCTGGAGGCATCCAGGAGGAGGCGACCTCCCCGAACATACGAAAAAAGGTCTTTGTGCTCAGGACGTCGACCGAGAGACCAGAAGCAGTCGAGGCCGGCTACTGTGAGGTCGTGGGGACCGACTCGAAGAGAGCGTTGGCCGCGATCAACGCTTACACGGAGAAGGGCGAGAGCCCGACCTCTCCATCCCCCTACGGGGACGGCACGGCCTCCGCGAGGATAGTTGACGCGCTTGGGAACAGCTGA
- a CDS encoding metal-dependent hydrolase, with the protein MFPLGHVGIALGVAFALVRILKKSPDPKTFVIIVGVAAVLPDLIDKPIGLLYGFQGGGRLFAHTLLFSVIVMAVSLVAWRWATRRELATSFLPLLFTLAVWIHLLLDLMWEDPEILLWPAYGLGFPTGEFSWGHLTASPYAMAGEVVGAIILVYLALLLFLGRFNVEGPEGGT; encoded by the coding sequence ATGTTCCCTTTGGGTCACGTCGGGATAGCGCTGGGCGTCGCGTTCGCCCTCGTGCGCATTCTGAAAAAGAGCCCGGACCCGAAGACGTTCGTCATAATCGTCGGAGTGGCGGCAGTGCTCCCAGACCTGATCGACAAGCCGATCGGGCTGCTCTACGGCTTTCAGGGGGGCGGCAGGCTGTTCGCCCACACGCTCCTGTTCTCCGTCATCGTCATGGCCGTCTCTCTCGTCGCGTGGCGCTGGGCGACCCGCAGGGAGCTGGCGACATCGTTCCTGCCCCTGCTCTTCACCCTCGCCGTCTGGATACATCTCCTCCTCGACCTCATGTGGGAAGACCCTGAGATACTCCTCTGGCCCGCCTACGGTCTCGGCTTCCCCACCGGAGAGTTCAGCTGGGGGCACCTCACCGCGAGCCCCTACGCCATGGCGGGAGAGGTCGTGGGCGCGATCATCCTCGTCTACCTCGCCCTCCTCCTGTTCCTGGGCAGGTTCAATGTCGAGGGTCCCGAGGGAGGAACGTAA
- a CDS encoding ABC transporter ATP-binding protein translates to MEFPVVVEQVSKSYDGVRDVVKDVDIKVAQGEMVLLWGRNGSGKTTLLNLVGCIDVPSSGKVIVAGKDTSELSPRQLARLRLTSIGHVFQHHNLIDDLTVEENVLLPLKIARDGEADAKAKSLLAAFELDTLAKKRPGEISGGESQKVAIARALANDPAILLADEPTASLDSKSCEMVLDAFRRIREGFDATVIVASHDPLLYDHIEKKFFLFDGRLKTGPDDGA, encoded by the coding sequence ATGGAATTCCCTGTTGTTGTGGAGCAGGTCTCCAAGAGCTACGACGGCGTCAGGGACGTCGTCAAGGACGTCGACATCAAAGTGGCGCAGGGCGAGATGGTCCTCCTCTGGGGCAGGAACGGCAGCGGGAAGACGACCCTCCTGAACCTCGTGGGGTGCATAGACGTCCCCTCGAGCGGGAAGGTCATCGTCGCCGGCAAGGACACGTCCGAGCTCTCCCCGAGGCAGCTGGCCAGGCTCAGGCTGACGAGCATAGGGCACGTCTTCCAGCACCACAACCTCATCGACGACCTCACGGTGGAGGAGAACGTGCTGCTCCCGCTCAAGATCGCCCGGGACGGGGAGGCGGACGCCAAGGCGAAGAGCCTGCTGGCCGCTTTCGAGTTGGACACCCTCGCCAAGAAAAGACCGGGGGAGATCAGCGGGGGCGAGAGCCAGAAGGTGGCCATCGCGAGGGCGCTGGCGAACGACCCGGCGATACTGCTCGCGGACGAGCCCACCGCGTCGCTGGACTCCAAGAGCTGCGAGATGGTCCTGGACGCCTTCAGGAGGATAAGGGAGGGCTTCGATGCGACCGTGATAGTCGCCTCGCACGACCCGCTGCTGTACGACCACATCGAGAAGAAGTTCTTCCTCTTCGACGGGCGGCTGAAGACGGGTCCCGACGACGGCGCGTAG
- a CDS encoding ABC transporter permease, translated as MRDVFLKMATRTNWRTLVTVVGIAACVMYMAGTTAMVEGLDSGTDALAARVQEGPYIALEGSNLADSTVPMSVLDLIEGNRTLCWASWVDVEIQSVHVGSTYAIACNDTSGMVVPDLAPLSGSSLWMGTRLKDDAERMNITLSSGTEVVLDTAQGNVTLEYERTLNYGAFFSTDWVLVSEDVPPPIAPSVDSVSFILIPKESTEDLERLREEGLMLIPMTGTIAFFKGGIEQVQSSLYVVSLSTSVVIAVLVASLMSVEVHYRRNDIEVLRQIGGSPSLIAGIFTLQTLYVSVFGGLLGVTLGYVVTNFITSFAPLMGYASFVVPQATLSSTLLPFILALVFGIIGGLPVAILASRKLKKEGPPR; from the coding sequence ATGAGGGATGTATTTCTGAAGATGGCCACGAGGACTAACTGGAGGACCCTCGTTACCGTTGTCGGAATAGCAGCGTGCGTGATGTACATGGCGGGAACGACCGCCATGGTGGAGGGGCTCGACTCGGGGACGGACGCTCTGGCGGCCAGGGTGCAGGAGGGCCCGTACATCGCGCTCGAAGGCTCGAACCTGGCGGACAGCACGGTGCCGATGAGCGTCCTGGACCTGATCGAGGGGAACCGCACGCTCTGCTGGGCCTCCTGGGTCGACGTTGAGATTCAATCCGTTCACGTAGGCAGCACGTACGCGATCGCGTGCAACGACACGAGCGGGATGGTCGTCCCGGACCTCGCCCCCCTGAGCGGGTCCTCGCTGTGGATGGGAACCCGCCTGAAGGACGACGCGGAGAGGATGAACATCACCCTCTCGAGCGGCACCGAGGTCGTCCTGGACACCGCGCAAGGGAACGTGACCCTCGAGTACGAGAGGACGCTCAACTACGGCGCGTTCTTCTCCACCGACTGGGTACTGGTGTCGGAGGACGTCCCCCCGCCGATCGCGCCGAGCGTGGATTCCGTCTCGTTCATACTCATACCGAAGGAGAGCACCGAGGACCTGGAGAGGCTGCGGGAGGAGGGGCTCATGCTCATACCGATGACGGGAACGATCGCCTTCTTCAAGGGAGGGATCGAGCAGGTGCAGTCGAGCCTGTACGTCGTGTCGCTGTCGACGTCGGTCGTGATAGCCGTCCTGGTCGCGAGCCTGATGAGCGTCGAGGTCCACTACAGGAGGAACGACATCGAGGTCCTCAGGCAGATAGGCGGAAGCCCCTCGCTGATAGCGGGGATATTCACCCTGCAGACGCTCTACGTGTCCGTCTTTGGCGGGCTTTTGGGAGTCACGCTGGGATACGTGGTCACCAACTTCATCACCTCTTTCGCGCCCCTGATGGGGTACGCGAGCTTCGTCGTCCCGCAGGCCACCCTGAGCTCGACGTTGCTGCCCTTCATCCTCGCACTGGTGTTCGGGATCATTGGCGGGCTGCCTGTGGCAATTCTTGCATCGAGAAAGCTGAAGAAGGAGGGACCGCCACGCTGA
- a CDS encoding FtsX-like permease family protein — protein MLCIALLSGSIPLLLAIGSLPQEQFYGENVYVVSQITNDEPLPPELLEDLRDQTWIDAISPETYAFCVVKGEPVVVRGIDSEGFIAIDRGEVTSGSADGVFLLAGERLSSRLDINLGDRIILTGSTHPYLEEMEVTGIYESGGPPNDEILIPLNRSWGISPVGKDGLLAIRVRTDEYDTLKDHLNGTGVPLVLGDGTKSVVLNSDERFDARLATLLFQHPELGGERGVAHTSVFVQQAGSSVQIVVWGFLVLNSALITFGIVAVLAKAVVEKRRDFGVLSAIGANRAQMARMLLRDLVILSVPAVLAGILLGYLLATALGAGDVIILFGHSIQPSYDLVLLVQLAAAGLVLSIVLGTVIYHLISGERPVEMMRGVAAREERKTLEEVLSD, from the coding sequence GTGCTCTGCATCGCCCTCCTCAGCGGCTCGATCCCGCTGCTCCTCGCGATAGGCTCACTGCCGCAGGAGCAGTTCTACGGCGAGAACGTGTACGTCGTGTCCCAGATAACCAACGACGAGCCGCTGCCGCCCGAGCTCCTTGAGGACCTCAGGGACCAGACGTGGATCGACGCCATCAGCCCGGAGACGTATGCCTTCTGCGTGGTGAAGGGCGAGCCCGTGGTCGTGAGGGGCATCGACAGCGAGGGCTTCATCGCGATCGACCGGGGCGAGGTCACGTCAGGCTCGGCGGACGGCGTGTTCCTTCTGGCGGGCGAGCGCCTCAGCTCGAGACTTGACATCAACCTGGGCGACAGGATCATACTCACCGGATCGACGCACCCCTACCTGGAGGAGATGGAGGTCACGGGAATCTACGAGAGCGGCGGCCCGCCGAACGACGAGATACTCATCCCGCTGAACCGCTCGTGGGGCATATCCCCCGTGGGAAAGGACGGCCTGCTCGCCATCAGGGTGAGGACGGACGAGTATGACACCCTGAAGGATCACCTGAACGGGACCGGTGTCCCCCTCGTCCTCGGGGACGGGACGAAGAGCGTCGTGCTGAACAGCGACGAGAGGTTCGACGCGAGGCTGGCCACCCTCCTGTTCCAGCATCCCGAGCTGGGCGGTGAGAGGGGCGTGGCGCACACGAGCGTCTTCGTCCAGCAGGCGGGAAGCAGCGTCCAGATCGTCGTCTGGGGATTCCTCGTCCTCAACAGCGCCCTCATCACATTCGGGATCGTCGCCGTGCTGGCCAAGGCCGTGGTCGAGAAGAGAAGGGACTTCGGCGTGCTCTCGGCGATCGGTGCGAACCGAGCGCAAATGGCCAGGATGCTCCTGCGGGACCTGGTCATCCTCTCCGTGCCGGCGGTCCTGGCGGGGATCCTCCTCGGGTATCTCCTCGCGACCGCCCTCGGTGCAGGGGACGTCATAATCCTCTTCGGCCATTCCATCCAGCCCTCGTACGATCTCGTGCTTCTTGTCCAGCTCGCGGCTGCGGGACTCGTCCTGTCGATCGTCCTGGGCACGGTGATCTACCACCTGATAAGCGGCGAGAGGCCCGTGGAGATGATGCGCGGCGTCGCTGCGAGAGAGGAGAGGAAGACGCTGGAGGAGGTGCTCTCGGATTGA